A genomic window from Salvia hispanica cultivar TCC Black 2014 chromosome 5, UniMelb_Shisp_WGS_1.0, whole genome shotgun sequence includes:
- the LOC125189000 gene encoding uncharacterized protein LOC125189000, which produces MDWFSWLSKTDLDPCLVYEYALTFTHNELGQDDIAYFSHEFLQSMGVSIAKHRLEILKLARKNKGMRTIHPILWLMFAVKQTRKYVVKHIQALLHHQRSPLLVVPSRNHSLRWKVSMLQRNKRLRAPLGEAEWPRIGSDSPRFVSVPGILMLTNGSPMAGSQSSGSTQSSIWVESEANAESGHITTAEALANPWNSSFSRTSIHSPDMDYWSSSTVEIKWDSMFKNLKPT; this is translated from the coding sequence ATGGATTGGTTCAGTTGGCTATCGAAAACTGACCTCGATCCTTGTCTTGTTTACGAGTACGCCCTCACCTTCACCCACAATGAGCTCGGCCAGGACGACATTGCCTATTTCAGCCACGAGTTCCTGCAGAGCATGGGTGTCTCGATAGCCAAACACCGGTTGGAGATACTCAAGCTAGCGAGGAAGAACAAGGGGATGAGGACCATACACCCGATTTTGTGGCTCATGTTCGCAGTCAAGCAAACCAGGAAGTATGTGGTCAAACACATTCAGGCACTGCTGCATCACCAACGCTCGCCTCTTTTGGTCGTTCCGTCAAGAAACCACAGCCTCAGATGGAAGGTGTCAATGCTGCAGAGGAACAAGAGGCTGAGGGCTCCCCTGGGCGAGGCAGAGTGGCCAAGGATAGGGAGTGACAGTCCCAGGTTCGTGTCTGTCCCTGGAATTTTAATGCTGACAAACGGGAGCCCCATGGCTGGCTCTCAAAGCTCAGGCTCAACTCAGAGCTCAATTTGGGTCGAGTCTGAGGCCAATGCTGAGTCGGGCCATATCACAACAGCAGAAGCACTGGCTAACCCTTGGAACAGCAGCTTTTCAAGAACTTCTATACATTCTCCAGATATGGATTATTGGTCGAGTAGCACAGTAGAAATCAAGTGGGATTCGATGTTTAAGAACTTGAAGCCGACGTGA